In Zingiber officinale cultivar Zhangliang chromosome 3A, Zo_v1.1, whole genome shotgun sequence, the DNA window gacttggttttgggcaaaaaccagcagctggatcgatcatccgatcgattggctggagcttaatcgatcgcccgatcgattggggagtccctgcgagaagcctttgtcccaatcgatcagtggatcgattgggaggcagtcgcgagcgcacaAAAGCttgctggattgatcagtggatcgatccagagatcccaatcgatcagtggatcgattgggaagctgcgatctgtcgcgataagccctggatcgatcagccgatcgatccatgcaaattcccagagcacagaggcgctctggatcgattagtggatcgatccaaagcctctccgatcgattgggagcaatccaatcgatcgggatccgaccattggcgtcgtatttagctgcaggcgctcAATTCCTTCGGTAGAGACAACGCAGAAcatcaccgattcatctcagatcttcactgtgCTCTCAGAGTTCCTCCACaaggttcagatcgccagttctttaaggttcttggaggttttccaactcaagaggcggatctacaactgaggaagaaagctagggttagggttttctatactcattgtaaacttttgcttgtatttgtgtatcctttccctttcttcttgtagtgtaaacttgtaggacttctccgccttcggtagttaccgaaaaggagtgtttattagtggagatGTGTGtgaatgtgtggatccttggactagtcacctcctttggaggtggataccaagtaaatctacttgttagcgttgttgtatttgtttcttgtatattttcgctgcacatctttgaagaaacaagcaacggcaaccacgagcacgcgacgagctattcacccccccccccccctctagctacatatttggtcccaacaactTAGCCTTATCTAAGATATAGCGTACGATTGGCCAGATGATAGTCAATCGAATATAAATTTCTCTGTATATGCCCAGGCGAAAAGTATCGGTCGGGCCTAGAGGAGCTTAAGTATATCAAGCTTTCAATATGTAAATGGTCAAGCAAAGGACGATCGAATGAAGGCTTCCATGCATATGCTCGGACGAATATAAATTCGTCCGGGCCTAAAGGCATTTAATCTTGTTTAGTTTATGACATATGATCAGTAAAGCAAAGGTCGACTGAAGGCTTCCATGCGTATGCCCGGACAGATATAAATCCGGACGGGCCTAAAGGTGTTTAGCCTTTTCGAGCCTTCAATGTATGAATGACCGCGTAAAGACTAACTGAATACAAGGTTCTATGTATGTGCCCAGTCAGACTTAAAGGCGTCTAGTCTTATCAAGCCTGTATTATATGAATGGTCGGACAAACACTGACCGAATAATGATATGCTAGGTCTAACGTATTCACTCGGTTAGGAAAGGCCAGATGGGCCTAAATAGGCTTAATCTGGTCAGGATTCCTGAATACGACTAGTGAGATAAAGGTTGGCTAAATATAATGTtctttatatgtatatattcaAGCAGGTAATAACCGACCAGGCTATCTACCACAGAAGGTATTCCAAATATATGACCAGTCATATTCTAAATATATGACCGGCCAGGTTATTTACCATAGAAGGTATTCTAAATATATGACCGACCGGGTTATCTACCTGGACGGGTTAGCTGCAACAAAAGGTATCCCAAATATATGATTGACTGGGATACATGTAACAAAAGACTGGTCGGGATATGTGACTGGTCAAGATATGTTCAGTAGACTAGTGGTAGACAATATTAAGACAGCCTCACAAAGTTGTCGAGGAATATTCCCTCAAAGCCCCTTCATTGAGTTGTTACAATGACGTACTCTCGCAAGCACTTCATGAAGATCTCAACTCacaaacgacaaagaaggtacatctaggcACGAAGTTCAGGTTGTACTTTTCTCATCTCCTAATAAATTCTAACAAACTGGGGATCAACTCATGACTACGAAGGTTAAATAAGgtagtataaaagggggaatcctctccgttggccaggtacgcAAACAGACTCAACCCTAACTCTCTGCATTTGAAGCTCCGTTTTCTGCTACTGTTATTCGTCCACCTGCAAGAGAGGAAACTAACTTAAGCGTCgaagggcctagctagggatttccaccccggtcttaggcaACTAACGCTTTGTTGACTCGTCTAAGTATGCGTAAGATCGTCGAGGAGTTCTTCCAGATCTCTAGAGGTTCATCGTCCTTGGAGCAACCACCTACCAAAACTAGCATACCATCTTCCAACTTTCAGgcaagatcaaatttggcgtagTGGGAATCTTCGCCTGAATCTAAAACTttaagatggaagaagctgggaaACTTACTATTGTTACTTTAACACAAGAAGATATGGATCTACTCATCGAGGCCCGATTTCAAAGGGcattgcaacaacaacaagcaaaCACTGGTGATACTCTGCCACCGCCACAACCTGCAGCATCTGCAACAGTACATCACCGAGAGAGGCGGGCTCAAGAGGAGGATCCAGCTCGAGTACTTCCTGCACCTCTCTCCCCTCTTCGTTGTCCTAGGGTGTCATTTCATACACCGCTAGAACAAGTGGAGCCAGAGGATCTGCATCAGGGATCTTCTGGAAAAGGGCATGTTCGTAATAGGCATAGAGGAAAGGCCCCAGTGAGTGATAGTTCGCTGGAGAAAGTTGTCACCCTATTTTCTCAGTGAATATTAGAAGACCCGTTACCAAAACATTACAAAAATCTGAGCATCGGGAAGTGATCTGGTGTGGAAATATATCAAACCGATAGGAGACGTCAACAAGATAGAACCCCAATGGGGAGAACCTTTTAAAGTGATACAAAAACTCACCTCGAGCTTTTATTTTATTGAAGACGCTGAAGGTCGAAGTCTAGATAGACCTTGGAATGCTAATCACTTATAATCTTACAAAACTTAACAAGTAGGCCTGTAACTTATCCGTGTATTTTATCCATCTTTTTCATACAATTAATGAAAAGTGCAGGTATAATGTTTATATACTCTCCCGAGCGAGTGAATTGATTCTCCCTCAGTAGTCGATCGACAATCTTAAGGGGTGACTGGGCAGGCTCCCTTAAGGGACGATCGGAGACATTTTAGGGCAATGCTAAAttgccagaatctggccagctagaatatACTTTTAAGATCATTATCAaggatatttaaataaaattatctctcACCATATTACTAATTAAGTACAACTTAAGATTGCTATTACAATCCATTTTCTAACTGGCCATATTTTAATCAGCAAGATTTACTATTTTTCTATAAACCTAGTCCTAAGATTTTGAGacaagtttataaaaaaattataaatctacCTATGTATTAAGAGAGGAGATATAATGaaatatttataacataaatcaCATGTTATAAATTTTTCGTTGAAGATGCTCTTAAATGAGGTCGGATACTAAGATGACTCAAGTCAAATCgaaattgaagtttttttttaCCCATTAAAATTTTATCGAATAAAAATTATAAGACCGtcttttaacaaaaaaataaaaaaaaatctaattatatatatataaattatttatttcatttaaattaaaattattatatataaaattttattatatgaaAATAATATCTATCAACTtatcaaaattacttaaacttcattaaacttaattgaaattaattataatcatTTTAAAACAGCTATAACTTATATTAGCTACTTAGTTAAACAACTAGCCATTATAATACTAAaagtgaaaatattttcaaaataacaaTATAACAAGACGTCGTTTTAGCTCTTTTAACTTTTGCCCATTCTTATTTGGTTTGAGatacttaaaaaataataaaattataaaacaagcatttaaaaaataaattaatttatactTGCGATTTATTTTGATGGCACAATGAATTATTGTCAAAATTTTATATTGACACTTAAGATACTAAGATATATTTGATGCAAATTAGTTCAATAAAAATATGGAACCCGAATCCAATTGTACATCGCACTAACTCTTATTCCATGAAAAACATGCAAGAATGCTGTAATTTCTTGAGGGCATGAAAAGTTCACAAACAATGCATATGAAAGAGATGAAAGCGTCTATATCAAACGACATCTCCCTTAAAATGCAAATGTATATTAGTATCACAAAAGTATAGATGATGACCATATTAAAAGTATAGAACAATTGTCTTGATCGATTTTAAAATTCCATACTGACCGCTACCCAGCTATTATCACTAAAGGGTAGAGCGATTCCACCTTCAGGTAAAACCATGAGGATAAACTTAGACTCTATTGCACAGCAGCGAGAGACTGCTTCCGCGCAAGGGAAGTTCGCTGTGTGCTTGTGAACTTATGACAACTGGAGCAGTCAGGACTGTAGGAATGATGTTGAGCTGCCATATTCAGGGAGATCTTGTAGAGGTTGTTTTCCATTCTTACTAGCACTGATACGCTCTGCTTCTCCACAGGATCATGCTCATCTGGCCATGATCAAATgctcaaaaaaaaaaaggcaaattgaaataggattttaattaatattgaaaGCGAATGATTCACCTTGCAGAATTTCTTCAATTGTAGTGACACTTGCAGGTTCTTGATTCTCGACATGGCCATGATCAGCTGCAGATCATTTAGCTAACTATAAACAAACATGATGAACACCTATGACCTGTAGCATGTATAATGGTTCGTCTTGATCCTGTGGGTCATTCGGGTTGGTATGTGGCGGAACTTGCCATAATGAGGCGGCAGGGTCGATCCTCGGGGGAGTtggggaataaatcccctatcctcGTATTACACCATGTCCGTCACATGCCCGCTCGGATGCTACGATTTACCTCCCCGTGATGACCTTGAGTCGGGTACGGCGAGGGCGCTGGGGGTGAGCGTTTCGCCTTTTGCCATAATGTATAATGGTTCGCCTTGCAGGATTTCACCAATTTAAATGGCACTCCTAGGTTCTTGCTTctgtgcatggtcatgctcatcCTATACACAATCAGcttcaaaattttagaaattataatcagaattgataaaaaaaaaaaaccttaactATAGTGTTTTAATCTAGTTGGGTTTGACCTTTCTAAATTGCAATTGCTGGCTCTCATTCCTGTACAGGATCATGCACATCTAACCTATGATAAGCTGTAAATTTCAGCTATTTACAGCATTTTCTTTGCTAGAAGCATTAAAGCATCTGAACATGGCACCAACTCCTTTTCAATCATCTTATCATAGAAAATAAGTGCTCTCTGTATACCACCTCTGTTACAGTATGTTGTGATCAATGAATTATACATGCAGCTAGCAGGGGTCAAACCTTTCCTCCCCAAAATGCCAATAAATTTCTCAGCTTCACTCATTTTTCAACATTTGCAGAGGTTTTGAACCAAGGACTTATGGACCCTCATACTGAGCTCAAGACCCATATGCACCATCTCATAGTAAAGTGTAATAATTTTCTGAGAATCTCCCGTAGTTCCATAGCCATCAattagaatcaaatatatttcctGATCAAGGACAAGCCCCATGTTTAACAAAGATGTCAGAGTTCTGTTGCCTTCCTCAATATTTCCTGCTATGCAGAGTGTCTTTATCATCTCATTGCAAGTACCAAGACTAGGCAAAAATCTACCTTCAAGCATTTTTTCACTATATCTCAAGCACTGATTTGTCCACCCATTTCTCTACAGACCAACTATCAGATGATTATATGTCTCATCATATGGTTTCAGTCCTATTAACACCATCTCTTCCATCATTTGAACAGCCTCTTCGATTCTTTCTGTCTCGGAATAAAATCCTATTAGACAAGtgtaaacatatgaattcaaGCTGCATCCCCTGTTGATCAATTCGTCCTTGGATTGAAGTGCCGAGTTCAGTTTGCACAACTTGCAATAGCTAGCCACAATCAAAGAGTATGCAATATCATCAAACATCATGTTTCTTTGCAGCATTCTCTTCAAAAGAGTGATTGCTTCTTCAGCCCTATCCTCCTCAATGATGCTAAAAGCCAGTGTAGTGTTCACAATAATGCCAGGGGCACATCTACTCCCACGAATTCTATCTAAAACACTCACTAACTTTGGCAAAACCCCTTCCTTGAGCATCACATCAATCATAACTTCAGTCGTTGTTTGGTTTGGGTATATTCTTCTTACAAACATATATTCAAAGATCTTCCAAGCCAAATTATTCTGATCAGATCTCTATGAAACATGAAGCATTGTGCTAAAGCTAATTATATTAGCGTCCAGCTCATGATCTCCCAAGTATCTGCAAGCATCAAACGCTTCATTGACCATTCTCTTCTTCGAATACACCTACAGCAAAAGATCAAAAACATGATGTCCGGGAAAAACTGCTTCGTAAGTGCTGAGAAGCACCTCCACAATCGATGCATGTTGAGATGCAACTCTCTCTGTATACTTGCTGACTGCCGACTCCAGCAAAGCACGCGCATCGATAAGATGGCCAGAACGAACAAGGACATGAACAATGAAGCAATAAGATCGCAAACCATGTTCGAAATGTTTGGTCTTGGAGCACCAGTGGAAGAAAGTTAGCGCCTTTTTTGTGTCAATGGGTTCCTTGAGGTAAAGTATCACTTGCTCCACCAGGTGTTCAGTGAGTTGTACTGATCCGAAACCAGCAGTTAGGTTGTCTAAGCTCCAACCTTTGTTGCTCACATCGTTGATTATAGAGGAAAGATTGTAAAATTTTGGTTCTTTTTACGGTTGTCGGCAATGGCTGGAGTCTGCTTAGGAATTATTAGCAGGGAGGTGGAGAGAATGGCGACGAACAAGTATCAATTCATTGCCGAAGTAGCTGTTTGGATCATATTTTGAGACGAACATCAATTTTGCCCTATTGAtccaaaaaatatttaacttggaaagaaaaaaaatgttaagcaattcaatttgaattcataagagaaaaaaaagaaacaatttGAAAAGTAGAATCAGAGTGCAGATTCAACGTAACAAAGAACAAAGAGTAAAGAGTCTGAAGTCATTGCTTTGCAAACTCAAGGGATTAGTAGCAATGTGCAATCCAGAGACAAAATTTACTGAAATATTCTAACAAGAAACTTATAGAGTTTTAGGATAAGCTAACCCTCTCTTCTTTAGCCTCTCACGGTTATCCCTCAGCTTCATGTCCAAGGCATTTGAAACAACCTGAGAATACCTGTAATCTTTGTAATCTTTCTTCCTGTTCAAGAACCAATCAGGAATCTTGAACTGGCATGGGCTCGCAACAACTGTCATCATATTCTGAAGTCCAACAGCAGAAAGCTCGTCAGTCCTACAGAAAAGTAAAACTTACTAGCgcaaataaataaattaagaaaattactCTGCAGTAGCTTAATCAAAGAATATTTAGAAAGAAAAAACTTTTAGATCCTTTCACTGTAACAAAAAGATGAACTTGCAAAGATATTTAAAGGAACACTAGGATCAACAACTTCCAAGGATAGCAATCCATAGGAATAAAAGAACAACCTTTTGTTAATGTCGACGTCGGCCTTCTTGCAAACGATATTGGCGAAGCAGCGGCCAATACCTTTGATAGAGGTAAAGGCGAACATGCTCTTCTACTTCCCATCAACGTTCGTGTTCAGAACACGAAAATATACTGGAAATCCTCGTTGGCGATCAGCGActactgaaaaaaaaaaacaaaaaaatcaaCTAATTACTCGGAAGAAGGAAAAGGCAATTCAAGATCAAAACAACCGGGAGATCCATATTGGCGACGTCGGCCTTCTTGCAAACAATATTGGCGAAGCGGCGGCGGCCAATACTTTTGATTGAGGTAAGGGCGAACATGCGATCTTCTGCTTCCCATCAACGTTCGCTCGTGCTCAGAGCACGAAGAATATACTGGAAATGCTCAATGGCGACCAGCGACagcaacaataaaaataaaaaatccacTAATTACTCAAAAGTAGGAAAAGGTTGTTCAAGATCGAAACAACCGGTAGAACCAACGTATAACTGACCATGGTCTCAACTAGGGTTCTACGCTCTTCTTCTCGCCCTGAACGGCGGCAAAGCAAAGAGCAAAAAACTAAAAACCAACGATCTATTTATTAGGGTAAGAAGAGTTTGATTTCTTAATCTTGTTTTTTATTGGCTAAGAGTTAGGTTTAACAGGTAGGTCCCACGCTTTTCCATTTACAGTCCGTTCGGTGCCTTGTCAGCCTTACAAAATTCTTATTTGACTTAAGTTAATTAGAAAACaaaattcgaattttaattttttaaaaatagcaaaatttcaaaaaacgaatttatttatgctaaaaaaattattttgaaggcaCAATGAATTCATTCACAACATAGTAAAAAAGAAACTCAAGAGATTAAGATATTTGATGCAAACTAattcaataaatatattttgaaggCACACTGTTAGaaaagaataaattagaaaatcaaaataaaatcatcatgtCAAAGAGTATTTATGCTGGCTTCACCAGTactaaatggttcaattttgcAAATCTACCAGTGGTGACAGGCTCTGCTATACTCTGAACTTTGAAGGCAAGAAAATTTcataaattatgataaaaaaaaaacgaATACGCTCGTCCTCAACGCCCCCGCTAACCCGTCCTAGGATTCATAGCATAAAATAGTTCATATGAAAGGGTTCATAGCATATGCATTAAAAGGCAACTCCAAAATGCAAACGCATAGTAGTATTCGTGGGCACAAAAGCATAGATGATaatattaaaagaaaaaggaaaacaataCTCATCAAAATCAATCCAAGCCACAAACCATGTGTAATAAGATGTCTTTCACATACTGATATGGAAAGAAAGAGCATACGTAGCAATGACCCAGGAAGCTGTCTGTGCACTATCGCATTGTTATAACATGACAAGGTCTGCTGCCTAAAGAACAATTGCCTTGATGGATTTTAGAAGTCCAAACTGACGGCGACCCAGCTATCATCGCTGAAGGGTAGAACGATTCCACCTTCAGGCAAAACCACGTCAGCTTTGCGAGGATAAACTTGGACCCTATTGCACAGCATTGAGCGACTGCTTCCCGGCATGGGAAGTTCACTGTGAGCGCTTGTGAAGTTATGACGAGTGGAGCAGTCAGGACTGTAGGATGATCCTGAGCTGCCAGATTCAGGGAGATCTTGAAGGGGTTGTTTTCCATTCTTACTAGCACTGGTATGCCCTTGCTTCTCCATAGGATCATGCTCATCTACCCATGATcagatgcaaaaaaaaaaaaataaaggcaaATTGAAATTGGAATTTGATTAATATTGCAAGTGCAATGATTCACCTTGCAGAATTTCTTTAATTGTAATGGCACTTGCAGATTCTTGATTCTTGACATGGCCAAGATCAGTTGCAACTCAATTAGCTAACTATAAACAAACATGATGAACAACTAGAGAATGTAAAATGGTCCACCTTGCAGGATTTCACTAATTTTAATTTCACTTCCAGGTTCTTGCTTCTGTACATGGTCATGGTCATGGTCATGTTCATCTTCTGCACCACCAACTTCAAAATTTTAGCAATTATAATCAGACTTGATAAAAATCCATACCATAGCGTTTAAGACTTCATTATGTATGCCAAAAGCAAAATTGTTATAGCTACTCATGAGTTGGATGAAAGATGGAGTATATGAATGACGCTCAATTTATAAGCATTATATGTGGTTTTTATACATTATATAGTGCTCAGACCATGCATAGACAAGTATACTTAAGTTGAAGAATAAGCTAAACAAGAAAATCATCTACACACCAATACAACCTGTCTTTGAAGAGTTTGTGTTGATTATTGGCACTAATGTTGAAGCAGCAGGTTCAG includes these proteins:
- the LOC122050667 gene encoding pentatricopeptide repeat-containing protein At1g66345, mitochondrial-like, which gives rise to MIDVMLKEGVLPKLVSVLDRIRGSRCAPGIIVNTTLAFSIIEEDRAEEAITLLKRMLQRNMMFDDIAYSLIVASYCKLCKLNSALQSKDELINRGCSLNSYVYTCLIGFYSETERIEEAVQMMEEMVLIGLKPYDETYNHLIVGRFLPSLGTCNEMIKTLCIAGNIEEGNRTLTSLLNMGLVLDQEIYLILIDGYGTTGDSQKIITLYYEMVHMGLELTDHGHVENQEPASVTTIEEILQDEHDPVEKQSVSVLVRMENNLYKISLNMAAQHHSYSPDCSSCHKFTSTQRTSLARKQSLAAVQ
- the LOC122050668 gene encoding 40S ribosomal protein S18-like, whose amino-acid sequence is MFAFTSIKGIGRCFANIVCKKADVDINKRTDELSAVGLQNMMTVVASPCQFKIPDWFLNRKKDYKDYRYSQVVSNALDMKLRDNRERLKKRGAKLMFVSKYDPNSYFGNELILVYSKKRMVNEAFDACRYLGDHELDANIISFSTMLHVS
- the LOC122052455 gene encoding double-stranded RNA-binding protein 1-like isoform X3; translated protein: MESEPAASTLVPIINTNSSKTEDEHDHDHDHVQKQEPGSEIKISEILQADLGHVKNQESASAITIKEILQDEHDPMEKQGHTSASKNGKQPLQDLPESGSSGSSYSPDCSTRHNFTSAHSELPMPGSSRSMLCNRVQVYPRKADVVLPEGGIVLPFSDDSWVAVSLDF
- the LOC122052455 gene encoding double-stranded RNA-binding protein 1-like isoform X1, with translation MESEPAASTLVPIINTNSSKTVGGAEDEHDHDHDHVQKQEPGSEIKISEILQADLGHVKNQESASAITIKEILQDEHDPMEKQGHTSASKNGKQPLQDLPESGSSGSSYSPDCSTRHNFTSAHSELPMPGSSRSMLCNRVQVYPRKADVVLPEGGIVLPFSDDSWVAVSLDF
- the LOC122052455 gene encoding double-stranded RNA-binding protein 1-like isoform X2, which codes for MESEPAASTLVPIINTNSSKTGCIEDEHDHDHDHVQKQEPGSEIKISEILQADLGHVKNQESASAITIKEILQDEHDPMEKQGHTSASKNGKQPLQDLPESGSSGSSYSPDCSTRHNFTSAHSELPMPGSSRSMLCNRVQVYPRKADVVLPEGGIVLPFSDDSWVAVSLDF